One window of the Triticum dicoccoides isolate Atlit2015 ecotype Zavitan chromosome 3B, WEW_v2.0, whole genome shotgun sequence genome contains the following:
- the LOC119274616 gene encoding uncharacterized protein LOC119274616 — MRAALRLASALRRLPARTGDLVSSQAVLPPLAGRAPLLSRALSLPHLPAAVRRFSDKSPKDHLDRATTLIKQGELLVEEGKVISRHLTKGVKDSTKDRLRVFKSGLSDIIRTQFRHHWVNRVAWLRISVHSLLILLTGGILIHFGGSYLLDICKPHMKAIATKAIDKAEEKGKELARSDKSRAEAQKFIDQALNSFSIRAVVFGWKKKKDEEPSKKEEAEAPKK, encoded by the exons TCGCACCGGCGACCTCGTGTCCTCGCAGGCCGTCCTCCCGCCGCTCGCCGGCCGCGCCCCCCTCCTCTCGCGCGCCCTCTCGCTCCCTCACCTCCCCGCCGCCGTCCGTCGTTTCTCGGACAAGAGCCCAAAGGACCACCTTGACCGCGCCACCACCCTGATCAAGCAAGGGGAGCTTCTCGTTGAGGAAGGCAAGGTCATATCCCGTCACCTCACCAAGGGGGTCAAGGACTCCACCAAGGATCGGCTTCGCGTCTTCAAATCAGGCCTATCGGACATCATCAG GACGCAATTTCGCCATCATTGGGTAAACCGCGTTGCTTGGCTGAGGATCTCAGTGCACTCATTACTTATCCTCCTCACTGGTGGCATCCTCATCCATTTTGGGGGCTCTTACCTGCTGGACATATGCAAGCCTCACATGAAGGCGATTGCTACCAAGGCCATTGACAAGGCAGAGGAGAAAGGTAAAGAATTGGCAAGGTCGGACAAGTCGAGGGCGGAGGCTCAGAAATTCATTGATCAGGCCCTCAACAGTTTCTCCATACGGGCGGTTGTGTTTGgctggaagaagaagaaggatgaagAACCCAGCAagaaggaggaggcagaggcacccAAGAAGTAG